ACGATGCAACAATATTAGAAGCCAAACCAAAAAAGTTCGTTaaacaaagagaaaatgaaaaatctCCATCACCAACtaaaagtatttgatgaaatgaagaataatgttgtattattttctcttcttcttcgtcttcttcaTTTATTACTATTGagttttcttcttctattgtttccGCCATATCCGTCATAGTGctgcacttttttctttttctttttttgctttcttGATTGTACTGGTACAATTGGGGGTTGACAAAGAtttgttgggggtgggggtgggggtggagggttGATGAAGACGACGATGAATGCGGTTGGGGGTTGGGGACGATCTGGGGGTGGGGGTTGATGAAGACGATGATGaatggggtgggggtgggtgtgcttttcttttaattaaaaaattataataattaaaaattatgttaatcaaataatttaaatataaattttttaattaaaaaaaaagtaaaatattttttattttactattcacGTGCCcaaggagagtgtaacacactctccttgCCAAATCAACATTTTGTGTCTGATAGATACCGATTTTAGCACTTGAGGTGCCTGATAGGTACAAGCTTTATTTTAGGGGCCTATGTGAATTTTCGGAACAACTTTGAGGtcctatcgatgggtttggccttataaatatatactccctctatacacttttacttgtcactatttcaCTTTTTGAGGTCAACCTGCATGAAATTTGACTAACATTTAAGATGTATAATTTAatagttaaatttaaaatttagatgatcaaaaaatatatatgaaaaatgctATAAATTGCAATTGTTCTtcctattaataaaataaaaaaatatatcttaaaatatttgtcaaaatttatGCAGGTTGACCTGAAAAAAcgaaaagtgacaagtaaaaaagaACCTAGGGAGTATATCGAAactcatgtgcatatatatatatatatatatatatatatatattacacatgCACACACTTAATGTATGTAAAATAAGAGATAGGGACAAGGTACCCCTAAATTATATCTGAAATTGTTATGACACACTTAAACTTTAAGGGAGACCTATTACCACCTAAACTCATTTTTGCTGATCTGGCCGCCAAGTATCAGAATACTTTTGTACTTCTTTTGGGGGAGACGAAAAATACTTGTGCGTTATCTcaataaaataacaatcataaaaaataacattagtTTTTGTAACAAGTTCATTAAAAAGGTtatactaaaaaatttaaataaaaatatataaatacttgaCTAAAATTAATAATGTATACTATAAGAAGATATTGCTAATGCCAAGGTTAAAATAGATATTGTCAAGGTAAAGAGGGGAAATGCTTATTATTCAAAGTAgaggggggagtttgatttttaaagtaaacttGAGGGGGGAATAATTTTCACCCAATCATATTATTACTTCGTTGAAgtataaaatttatttcaaaaacatgtagaatttgtaattatgaaaataagATAAGTTATCAAATTAATACTCTTtgttctttttcatcttttattcaTCAAGAGTTAGATTCCTGAAACACCCGagaatgtggccttgcaaaatttttggttgattgaCAGTGATCATGATGTGTGTGTggtgttgtatccttgtagtgTGTTGTTTCTAACTTGTGTAAAGATTTCTTTGGTGTATGTTGAGGTGTCAACTTGTATCTATACTTACCGATCAAAGTGGAAGAAAAATAATCATCTAGACCTTGGACCATTTGAAAAACAACAACCTTTTAGTGTCTCTAGAGTGGATACGGTTGGGGTGCTTAAGTCGTATCCTAGGTCATGACTAGTACCCTTAATGCCCTCCCCTTTCATATCCTAAGCAGTATATTAAGGTAGCATACTGTCCTCCATACGACAAGATCATCCCTTGGTCGTAACCAATGCTTACGAGTCATGTACTACTCAACCGTATAGAGTAAAGTCTCAAAATCGTGTGGACTGTATTGGTCACGAGTTGAGCTCATGATTGGggaatgagtcatacccttggttACGACTCAAGGGTGACCTTTCGTATCTATAACAGTGTGGTTGACCTAGGTAAAGCCTGGGGTATGAGTTAGggcaccactcgtaccctaggtcatGATTGCCAAGTGAGCCGTGAGGGGGAGTCGTACCCATGCACGTGTTGGCTTTCCAGCTTTTTACCAAGGACCTTTTGATCATTTctatgcctaaaaccctaaaccctatcGCTATATAAGGTATTGTAGCTGCCTAAGTCTTCATTTTACAAGACAAAAACAGTCAAAACACTCTAAAGACTCAAggaagcaagattggaggctaggctttggaggtgttcatctagtgGCAAGAGGAAGAGTTATGATTGTTGGTGTGTcttcttgtttaaggcatgtatctctttccctcattaaataactctaaacccatgtatttcacacttgaattagtaagtgtacatggtggttttgaatcaaatgaaaagggttttactACCTTACAATaaatgatgatgattcttgtttatacttatgttgatacatgttattgatggtagattgcatatgtggatgcttgttgtatgttgtttaacatgagggtcttgaatAACCCTAGTCTTaatgatatctaccatgaaaatgaccttgttataagtatgcacaaaaggtgtttgaagaaatgtctaagtgaattgtctagtcaattGTTGAAGATTTGTTGAcctagggcaatggcccaatgagtatgaatgtttgataaatgttatgATAAAAGTATGGTAAGCCATGTAAGGTGCGATGATAACCTTCTTGTGCTAAATGACCAATAGGGAGTTAAAGTCCCTTAATATGAAGATAAACTAGAATAATGttttgaactaaagtgtggtatgagAATGCTATTAAAATGTGAATGTATTGTGAGGGTCTTGAGGACCATTAATGAATGGTGTGACAAAATGAATGAAGGCATTGGCCTGTTaagatggttgagcaatgaaggctcccataataACCATGAGGTCTTGTATAGTGTTGAAAATGGCTAAATGGCTAAAGTCCCTAAATGTTGTATTGAATGAGTGTTGATGCATGGACAAGGGGATAAAGTCCTAAATGTCATCTAATGATGGTTGTGATGActtgaggtcaaagtcccttgccttatgtgattgcttgaggtcaaagtcccttgCCCTATGCAATAGTTTGAAGTTAAAGTCCCTCGCCCAATGAGAATGTAAGGTAAAGTTCGTTGCTTAAGAAGAGCTCTTGAGGTCAAAGCACCTCTCCTCATGAAGAGGCTTGTGGTAAAGTCTAAATATGGAATAAGGTTGGAGTCACCTGCCTAGATGGATGTGTGTAGGTAAAGTTCcttgtttgaatgatgaatatgtgTAGGTGaagtcccttgtttgaatgatgaatgtGTGTACATGGATAAAATCCCCTATCTAATGATAATTTGAACGTGACTAAAGTCCTTGGCGTATGAAGTATGATAATCTATAAGCGTAGGAGGTGGTAGTCCTCCACTTTACatctaatgaatgaatgcttAAGAATGGTGACGACCCTTGATGTCTTGATATATTGTTTGacatgtgatatatctatatgtatgaaTAAGTGTGTGAATGTGATGAAATGTGATATATTAACTTGTAATTGATTGATGATgtattttatcacttatccttgagttacatgctagcgttccaaccgctaaccatctccggaaGCTATGTCCCCACGCGACGTAGGGCCTGGAGCATCTTATTCTTTACCTGTGCAATGATTAATAGATCGAAGCGAttcgtgcattgacttgaagtggtgagcttccttacttcggAAGACGATCATCTCTTAGTCCTTACCTTTAGACTTAagtctctttaagacttggtttggctatagtcgagggcttgtcccgacatatccATTTATTGACATTGGTCTTGTATAGTAATgttgtgaacaactgtgaacttgggcgTAGTTATTATTATGAATCTAATGACTTATAGTATTTTCCGCTATCTTGATATGTGAGTTGGAGTTCTTCCGACTCCTATGGCATGATGAGACATTTGTGTTGGGTTATCTGGGCGACCTCCGGTTCATGTGAGCTTGAGGTGCTCATACGACGTGGTCCGAAGTTCGGGTCGTGTCAATTCCCCTGCCATCTTTTGCTCTTCATTCTTTGTTCTTTTTGTGCCCCTTGGTTTATTCTTCAAACTCCAACTATTCTCTTAAGGGTATTGATATTTTGATGGAGAAAAAGTTATGTACCTAAATTGTACAAGGCTTATACAATGTGATGCACTTATTATTTATAAATGACCTTTTTGTTTAACAGATCCATCCTCCCATACTTAATTAGTAAAACTCTGTAGATAATGAGTCCATATATCCTTCCGCATTTATCAGTTTAGATTTTAAGCAAGATACAAACTTGTGACGCTTTCCTATACATATTCTGTGAACCACAAGCCTGGAGGCATTGTAACTTGCAGAAATATGTAACGACGAATTGTATTTGATATTGGTCAAGGCTTCCCTTCCAGGGAAAACCCACCTCTATCTTACATAACACttaatttttgggtgaaaatgatggtatcaTAGCCAGCTTACCCGCAGTTCAACCATTTTATTTGGTAGCTGCTACCATCTGCGTAGGTACTAGATAACTATGTCAACTAACCTTGGGTTAGTGAACATACCCAGAATACTCTGTGATTGGATAAGGTAGAGTGTTTGCAGACCTTAACTCTACCTCAAAAGTAGAGAGGTggtttctgatagacccttggctcaacTAAGCCTTAGGGAGATGAAAAGAAATCATCTAAAATTGTTGTCTCTACTGGAATTTGCACCCACCTCGATAGCCACTACGCTGCTACACCCTTGAATGCTCCATCTTACCACCCAACACAAAGCTGCAGCAAACCAATTCAACCTTTTGGGTGGAGATTAGGAAGGGTGGAATGAGGGGTAAGTTCATACTTCATACTAATCATACTAAACATAGCTCTTACTATGGACATGAGAACACATCATACTAAACACAGCTATTACTATGGACATGAGAACATACGTTTTGAGAACCTGAGCAGAAGAACAGGGTATGCTTTTTTTGTAGTTCCAATTGCAGAGACATTCATTACCAGGCCTATCATCCATCAACTGTAAAACCTATGGCATTTGACACAATTGTAGTAGTAGTTTTCTGTTATGTCACCATGTCCAAAAATCGGATCAAAGAGCTGCTTTCCACTGTCACCACTCACCATAAGCAAAAATATGACACCAAAAGGGgaaactttatctaaaagatGGGAAACTGGCTTTTTTGATCTTAGTAAACACCGTCGATGCTCATTAGAAAACCTAAGATGCCTCAATCATAACATTTGAATGCATTAATATTCTTATAATCTGTTCAAAAGTGTTTCTAACAGAGATGGTCAAGGCTGTTTGAAAGGCTCTTATCTCAACCAGAAGGCCAAATAGGGTATTACAAGATTGCTCCGCCAACATAAAAAAATCTTTTACATAAGCTCGTGAGCAACCTTCCATAAATTGTTTGTGTTTATCGAATTAGCATCTTCACTATGGTTGTATTAGGCTACCACCATGTAATCTTCACTATGGTTGTATTAGGCTACCACCATGCAattaatcttgattttaatatcaAGAATCAAATCGGAAAAATTGCACGACATCCCAACTCTCATCTTTTACTTCagtgaatttaaaaaaaaaaattactgatCAGCAAACGCACCAACAAAGTGCATCCATGTACACAAATGATCACCAGAACATATAAAGTTACAAAGCCTATACCATCTAAACGTGATGAGGAATGTGTACAGCTTTCAGAATTCCAAATTAAATATCGAGCACGACACCAAGTACCTTTATACTCTTTCTATGAAGCATGTAGAGTATACATGTTTGCACAAATCACAGAAGAACTTTTGATCTCCAAGTAGTGAAGCAAACACGAAAAACATGAGATACGCCTCACTCATAATAAATACTCGCACCAGCAAAATTAAGGCTCGCTATACAGCAAAAAAGGTTTAATTGAAAAAGGTTCTGGCAAGCTAGAAGTGAAATGCAAAATCCTTCAAATCACTTGTTTTAATGCTCCAGTGATTCACAGAACTTTCcgttatttttttccttttcttatcgGAAATGTGCTTGTAGCGGTTCTTTACATTAAAATAGTGAATTAAATAATGCAAACCTTGGGCACATAGTTCTCTTATCAAACTCCACGACAATGCTTCAGCTCGCTCCAAAGAGTCATCAACTTCTTTGTGATGCTTAATACAGCCAAAGGGAATGAGATACAAACAGGCTAACAAGACTAGGTTCACCTCTGAAACCATACAAGTTCACATATCAACACTAATTAGGCAGACGTCTATCAACGAAACCCCCACCCTACACACATATTTCATTCAATCAGACTCAATCCTATATTAGTTGGGGCAACTATCTGAATCTACTGCATCGGTTCTACTCTATTCAGCTCTGTTTCTGCATACTTAGATGGCACATTCTAACGAATAATCATCAAACTATCACCATTAccttctacaacaacaacatacccagcgtACTCCCAcgaagtggggtctgaggagggtagagtgtacgcagtcatACCTCGGAGGTGAAGTGCCACCATTACcttctcaaaaaaattaaaaaaatcgtTTAACTATCTTTACACCTACTGTCAACCAACCACGATCCTCCTTTGGCCATCAAAATCACAACCATTCATACTCAAATAACTCAAAGTTAGATAACATTCTAATAgttcaaaggaaaatcttttggcAATTCCATTTGTTGAGTGGTAGATCCTCCTTTTATGCATGACTCGTTTAAAATCGATTTGAATTCTTCCGACCGATTCAGTTATTCAGACAATTAAAGAGGTGCTTCCTTGTTTTGGCATCCTTATCATTGTTTTATTTCAAATCATTTGGTTTAGAGATTAATTCAGTCATAAGATGCCTCaatcatatgatttaaatttaataatttactaATGATCTGGCCAAAAAGTTTTTACCAGATGGTCAAAGGCTGCTTGAAACTCTATTATCTCATCCAGAAGACCAAATAGGGGATACATACGATGGCTCAACATCAGAAATCCTTTATATAGGTTCTCAAGCAACCCTCTGTGAACCGTCTGCTTTTATCACATTAGCATCTTCACTGTGGTTGCTGAAATTACACCCTGTATCTCAATTTCTACTATCAAAAGTCAAATTGGAAAAATTGGAAGCTAGGGCAACTTTTTCTTCTACTTCACCAaaagataaaagtattattttattgatcAACAAAAGCACGAAGGAAGTACATCAATTTACACAAAAAGGATCACAGAAGATATAACGCCTATATCATCTGACTTCTATTGATATTTGTTGTTTCCTGTAcctcaattattgtattattttgtcgTGGTTTTCGctctgttattattttattatctgttGTTCCTTGTACTTCTGTTAATACTATTTCGGGATTGGATTGGACTGTGTTTTCTTGAGCCTGTCAGAAACAGTGTCCCTTCCTATAGGAGTAAGATCCGCATACACACTACCCAAAACTcaacttgtgggattacactaagtttgttgttgttgcatcTAAACGAGATGAGGAAATCAATTAAGGTGTGCatcattcaaaatttcaaattatatCTTGAACAAGTAACCAAATTCCTCTGGCATATCATTGGGATGCcagtaaaatttgaaaaaagtacATTAAAATCTTTGCATGTAGCGTATACATATTTCCACAAACCATAGAAAAACTTTTTCATCTCCGATTATAAACAAGAGAAACATGAGATACCCTTCACTCAGCATGAATGCTCACACCAACAATATTAAGGCTCTATACAGCCAAAAAGGAGAAGGTCAAACCGAAAATAAGTTTTGGCAAGCTGGAAACAAAATGTAAAATCATTCAAACAACTTGGGGTTTAATGTAAAAATTGGTGCTAATGCGTGTTGATGCAAAGAGTAACAACCCTTTAAAGGAATCCCTGTTCTCATATTTAAACTATCAGCAGAGAACACAGAAAACTTTAGCAGGGATAAGAAAGGAAACTATATTCTTCCAAGATAACCTTAGAAAAACTCacgcatacaacaacaacatacctagtgaaatcccacaagCAGGGTGGGCTTGGGGAGGGAAGAGTGTACACAGACTTTACCACTACCTCAAGGAACAAAACatagtaattaataaagaaagcaGTGCAGAGCCTACAAGAAAGGGACAATAACGACAACAATAAAATAATGTGATAATCGAAACACAATATACAACATATGATAACAGATATCAAAAGAAAGAACTACAACAATAGGTCTGGTACACAATAGACACCAACAAGCCTAAACCGAAACATAAATTTGAATCAAATCCCTCAAAATTCTAACtttaaaaacccaaaacataTCCAATAATACCAAATAGTCAAATTCACCCCAAAATTAACATTCTTTTTCCTTgttaacacacacaaaaaaaaagttCTTCCAAGTCCGATAATCGAAAGGTATAAGAAAGTAACATCAGGTCCGATAATCAATTATTCAAGATCATGTCCACAGAAACCTAAAATTTCAATCACATTCCAAATTTGCAATAATACAATTCGTCAAATTTCCCAAAAATAACGTCCTTCTTCCTTattaacacacacaaaaaaaaatgatCTTACAAGTAGAATACTAAAGGTATAAGTAAcattaatatcaattgtttaacACCAAAACCACTGAAACCTAAAATTCCAATCATATTCAATATTTGAACCGCAATCTCCAATAATACCAACCGTCAAATATACCCAAAAATAACATTTCCTTTTTTCCTCCTTAACAAAGAAATTAAAacaaacttacaattcaaatacATCAATGATCTTCCGAATAACTGATACTAGCTTCTCCTCCATGATCCTGTTTAGAACAGCAATGATTGTGATCTCCATGATGACTCTTCTTTGACGCCTCATTTTCTTCATCCTCATCATCGCTATCGTCTTCATCAAAAGGCTTTTCTTTGTGGAAAATACAACAAATTTTGGAACTTTTCTTGTTCATGAATTCATTGTCTACAGTTCCTGGTTTCCATGATACCCTCCTCTTTGGCTTCAGTTTCAATGTTAAGGTTTCgattggttgttgttgttgtgatgatgatgatgatggtgtagATTCCGATGGATTTGCTAGGGTTAGGGTTACGGTCGATGTTCCGGTCGATGGCGGTGCAAACTCTCTTGTTGGGGTTGCCATTTTCCCGATTTTACCCTTGTGTCTTTtccctttttctctcttttgttcGAGTCTCGTTAATAAGAAAATCTAAATTGGTTTTTATTGCTCCCTTCTCTTAAAAGAGAATACCCACTCGTCCCACCCCGCCAACTTCAAAAATACGtttctaaaattaaaatatactagTCTAGTGTACGCGCCTCACGCGTGTACcttactttaatgagttcaaacattacattaaatagaatatatttaaacaataaagataaatataatagttaaatttaatatcttttgagtatgtaatgatggagaatttatttattaaaactaatttttatcaaaaatatttttaaaagtcgatcgatattcatcgaccatctgtaaattgcaacaaaataatacaatggtAGAGACACCAAAGTACAAATTTTCTCAAAGTTGgtcgacactcatctaccacatgtaaccaataaaaaaaaaatacgataatagagatataaaaataatacaactaaacctaacgtttacatataaaaaaaattcaaactcgaccaacatttatctatcacctataaaatgtaacaaaataatacaataaaagtgatatcaaaacaatacaattaaacttaaaatttacacacaaaaatttctcaaagccgaccgagattcatctacaaactgtaaactaccacaaaataacaaactagtagagatattacgataatacaattaaacctaacctttacctaaaaaaaaaaatgcaaagtcgacccacattcatctaacatctgtaaattaaaataaagcaaTAAGATagtaaagatatcaaaacaatacaattaaacctaacatttacacaataaattcttcaaagccaaccgacattcatctacagtttgtaaactataaaaaaaatataatagttatCATAAAGCTTtgttttgatccaactaattctcgTCTGAGCGAAaaatttgaccctaaagaatgattttgaatgaaaacaaaaaagatatatatatacacacttgttgaattctattatgctgacaaaaacaatGAAGACGTTAAGGGTTGgaaaatcaaacatccaccaatctagatattcaattgaatcaagttagatgaacatcaattaTATTCTCACAATAGGCAAATCGGTGTATTCTCTAGTTTAATGCAcatcttaatatttatagaagtattttcttaatagagtcctattttaagagtatttttctaattgaacagtagaaaaaaaaatattaattaattcttctaccattttaggagtctcatatattttagaaagtctagtggaaagaaaaatattaattaattctcttatcatatattttatgagtgtcatatattttaggaagtctaattaatataataaaaaataattaaataataaattaaaaaatagtgaaaagacagttttatctaaagacttttaatgaagggtaaaaagttcaaatcaattttctaaggtcttcacacttttaatatattattattatagattatagatagattttcaaattttcttaaaattaactttaatttatttaaaaattttaaacaaatgaaaaaagtattagttgtcattaattttaatgacttctaataagaaaaagttcttaccataaatatatttgattgattttaactcttaaattagaaaaaaatagtaaaattttgatgacttctaataaggaaagtttttattataaatatatttaattaattttcaacttttaaatattagaaaaaatagtgaaaagacgattttgtctgaAGCAAGGACTTTTAATggaggacaaaaagttcaaacaatatttttaaggcccttcacacttttaatatattatagattatagattactaacttattcataataaatatttattttttaaaaaaaaacttttagtagtttaaaaaaattaaactttaatacTTTCTCCATTCCATTTTAGTTAAtcatcttattaaaaataaatatctcataataattgatcacttactaaatcggaatataattaattattttttattttatccatacAATTAATAGTGTATATTAAGTGGGcacaattacaatttcaatattcattctcatgttcaatgaatatcattaatatgataaagagtaaaatagtaaaattcatcattcataatCACCGTATAAAATGAAATATGCCCAATTAAAGGAACAAAGGGAGTAATTTCCCGGTTATATCATAGCAGTGGCTATAGTGCTAGTCTTGTTTCAAAGTATGTTATCGTTTGTCATATTACTTAATGATAGtcttgtttatgttattatttagtgTGTTAATATCTAATGTTTCTTGCTCCTGTTGCTATTTTTCTAGATTGATTTTGTTTTAAGCTAGATGTCTATTGAAAACAGACTCTCTATCACCTTTGAGATAGTGATATGAACCGTGTACACTTATTGAAAACAGACATCTATCACCTTTGAGATAGTGATATGAATTGTGTACACTTATCTTTCCAGACCCTACTTAATGAGAATATATTggatatttttcattattattcttaCTTTCTTGGTTATgtagtatttttatttacttaaataaaaatgaaatttaaaaaatatatcattagTATCTTCTTAAATGTGAACATCATTTATTTGAAACAAAACAAGAATAAagatatcattttattttattttgacataaaGGGAGTACAATACAAAAACATCATTGATGTATTTGACTTGCatgtttgttttactttttttctaagaagaaaagagaaataatatttatttattcatagaaaatatgttatatagattttaaaaacaaaaattgtgATCACAAAGAAggttaaaaaaatacaaagattaataatataagaataaaatagatattttgaaaaaataattagaataaaagagtaAATGACTAttgtttaaaattaaagaaatatttaatttttaaagcaaaattaAAAGGGCATAAACGATTTTCACCCtttatataaatcatgaataatatctTAATCAGCTAGCTAATAACAATTCAATCCACCAAATATTCTTTTGATAGTGTTGAACTTCAATCGATATAAATAGTGTGAAAATATCTTCTAG
The Capsicum annuum cultivar UCD-10X-F1 chromosome 6, UCD10Xv1.1, whole genome shotgun sequence DNA segment above includes these coding regions:
- the LOC107874826 gene encoding protein phosphatase 1 regulatory subunit INH3, whose protein sequence is MATPTREFAPPSTGTSTVTLTLANPSESTPSSSSSQQQQPIETLTLKLKPKRRVSWKPGTVDNEFMNKKSSKICCIFHKEKPFDEDDSDDEDEENEASKKSHHGDHNHCCSKQDHGGEASISYSEDH